The Solicola gregarius DNA window GCCGGACCGCCGTATCCGAGCGACCCATGACGGAAGCGACCTCCTCGAACGGCATCGCGAACAGGTCATGCAGTACGAACGCCAACCGCTCCGCCGGCGACAGCGTGCTCAGCAGGATGTGCACCGCAGACCCGACCTGATCGGCGAGCACTGCGTCGGTCTCGGGGTCGGGGGTATCCGTGGGCAGGTCGGAGTGTCCCTCCATCGGGCCTTCGCGTCGGCTCGCCTGGGAGCGCAGGTAGTCGAGGCAGATCCGCGAAACGACCGTGGTGAGCCATCCGCCGAGGTTGGCGATCGTGCTCACGTCGGCGCGCTCCAGCCGCAGCCATGCCTCCTGCACGGCGTCGTCTGCCTCGTGCACGGAGCCGAGCATCCGGTACGCGACGGCGCGCAGGTGCGTGCGATGGCCCTCGAAGGCATCGGCGAGCTCCTCGTCGTTCATCTCACCCATCCTCGCGTCACACCGGCTCCATTCTCGTGTCACAACTGCCTGTCGGCATCCGTCATCTCCCTGACGCGCCACCTGGCGCGATCGTGACATCTCCAGGAGGAACCCCATGACCATTGGACTCAAAACCGTGCTCTATCCGGTACGTGACCTCGCCGCCGCCAAGCCGGTCTTCATTGCGCTGCTCGGCGTCGAGCCGTCGATGGATGCGTCGTACTACGTCGGCTTCGACGTCGCCGGCGAACACGTCGGCCTCGATCCGAACGGCCATGCCAAGGGAATGACCGGGCCGCAGGCATTCTGGCGCGTGCCCGACGCCGCCGCGTCGGTCGACGAGCTGGTCGCGGCCGGCGGCACGGTGCGCCAGCCCGCCCAGGACGTCGGTGGCGGCGCCATCACCGCTGTGATCGACGACGTCGACGGCAATCCGATCGGCATCATCCAGGGCTGACGATCGGGTGAAGGGCACCGCGCCAGAAACCTGACCCGCGACAGTCACATCGGTCGTTCGCCGATCGTCAGGGCTGCAAGCGACGAGCTTCGTCGATCGGTCACCCGGGGGGTGGCCCACATTCGAGAGGATTTGGGATATGCGCCGTTGGGCGGAGTTCGTACTGACCCACCGTCGGTGGGTTGTCTCGTTCTGGGTACTCGTCGCCATCGTGGGAGCAACGGTTTCCGGTGCCGTCTCCGAGCGGCTCACGTACGACTACTCGCTGCCGGGGGAGCCCGGAAGCGAGACGGCCGAGAAGATCGACGCGCACCTCGGGAACGGTGGCAAGAACGCGCCGTACCTCGTGTCGGTGACGGTTGCCGACGGAGAAACGATCGACGCGAAGGCGGCCGCCGTTGCCGAAACATTCGACACGGTAGCGGCGGAGGTGCCCGACGTACGCGTGCTTGACGAGGCCAACACAGGCGACGATGCATTTCGTACGAAGGACGGCCAGACGTCATATGCGATGGTGTTCTGGCGGTTCGACACGTCGCCGGCGGCCGAGCGTCCGACCGAGGCGATCCGTGCTGCCGCCGAAAGCGGGAAGCCGGCGGGTAGCACCGTCGGCGTGACCGGTATGGACGAGCTCGCTACCGGTGCCTCGGAAGAGGGCGGTGCCGGCGTGCTGGCGGAGACCCTGATCGGTGGTCTGGGCGCGCTTGCCGTACTGGCCTTCGTATTCGCATCGATGCTCGCGTTCCTGCCGCTGGTCGTTGCGGCAGTATCGATCCTGGCGACGTTCGTCATGCTGCTGCCGTTGACGTATCTGAGCGACTACTCGGCGTTGGTGCAGTTTCTCATCGCACTCGTCGGTCTCGGGGTCGCGATCGACTACTCGTTGCTGCTGGTGACGCGCTGGCGCGAGGAGCGCGATCACGGACTCGAGAATCACGACGCTGTACGAGCAGCCATGCAGAGCGCGGGTCGCTCGGTGATGTTCAGCGGACTCACGGTCGCGATCGGCCTGCTGTCGTTGGTCGTTCTGCCGGTGCCGTTCATGCGAAGCGTGGGCATCGGCGGTGCGCTGGTCCCACTCGCGAGCGTCGCTACGACGCTGAGCCTGACGCCGGCGATCCTCGCGGGCATCGGCCCACGGGTCGACTGGCCGAAGATCCGGCGCGAGGACCGCGCGAGCAGGGCGTGGCAGGCGTGGGCGGCGAAGGTCGTCCGGGTACGTTGGGTCGCCGCCGGAGTCTCCATGGCCGTGTTGCTCGCGTTGCTCATCGGCCTGTTCGGCATGAAGATCGGCCAGTCGTCCAGCGACTCGCTTGCCAAGAGCGGCCCCGCGTACGAAACCCTGCAGACCCTCGAGGACGGCGGCGTGACAACGGGCAGCCTGACACCGATCGAGGTGCTCGTCGCGACCGATGACGCCCAGGCGGCGGCCGAAGAGCTCGCCCAGGTGGACGGCGTCGACCGTGCGCTTGTCTCGACCGACGAGTCGAGCAATCGCGATGGGAGCTCGGTCGTCGTCGTCGTTCCCGCAGAGGAGACCGTCAACTCGAAGAGTGTCGATGTCGTCGAGCGGGTGAAGGATCGGTCCGAAGGTCTACCCGGTGTTGTCGGCGTGGCCGGCGTCGGCGCCGCCCAGCTCGACTTCATGAGCGCGGTGTACGGCAACTTCCCGCTGATGCTCGCGCTCATCGCAATGCTCACGTTCGTACTGCTGGCCCGCGCCTTCCGCTCGCTGCTGCTGCCGCTGAAGGCCGTACTTCTCAACCTGTTGTCGCTCGGCGCGACGTACGGGCTGACGGTGCTGTTCTGGCAATATGGCCTGGGTTCCGAGGCGCTGTTCGACATCTCCGAGACCGGGGCGATCACGTTCTGGATCCCGCTCGTCGTATTCGCGTTCCTGTTCGGCCTGTCGATGGACTACGAGGTGTTCATCCTGGCGCGGATGCGCGAGGAGTACGACAAGACCGGCGACACCGATCGCGCCGTCATCGAGGGCATGGGGCGTACCGGCCGGCTCGTCACGAGTGCCGCGCTCATCCTGTTCCTCGCGTTCGCGGCGCTCGCGTCCGGGCCGGGCACCGACCTGAAGGTGATGGCGACCGCCCTGGGCTTCGGCATCCTGCTCGACGCGACGCTCATCCGTGCGGTACTGGTACCGGCGACCGTGTCGCTGTTCGGGAAATGGAACTGGTACCTCCCCGTATGGGCCGCGAGGCTGTTGCGGGTTCCTGCGTCATCGTCGCGCGCCGCGCCCGAGCAGGTTGACGCTCACGTCGGCGTCTGACGGCGCATCGCACGCGGGAGCGACTCCGGCTACCTCGGTTCGGGCCCGGTACGCCCTGCCCGTCCGGTGGGACGAAGGCGGCCCGACCCTAGCGCTCCAGGCAGGGCCGCTTCGGGTCGAATGTCCAGTCCGGTACGAGGTACCGCATCGCGGCGGCGTCGTCGCGATGCCCGAGTCCGTGCTCGACGTACAGCTCGTGGGACTCGGCGAGCCGGTCGCGGTCGAGCTCGATGCCCAGGCCCCCGGAGGTGGGGACGGCGATGTCACCGCCGTTGATGCGCAGCGGTTCGCGGGTGATGCCTTGGCCGTCCTGCCAGATCCAGTGCGTGTCGAGCGCGGTGATCTCGCCGGGCGCGGCCGCGCCGACATGGGTGAACATCGCCAAGGAGATGTCGAAGTGGCTGTTCGAGTGCGATCCCCAGGTGAGCCCGAAGTCGTTGCACAGTTGGGCAACGCGTACTGAACCCGTCATCGTCCAGAAGTGCGGGTCGGCGAGAGGGATGTCGACCGCGTTCGTACGCACCGCGTGCGCGAGCTGACGCCAGTCGGTAGCGATCATGTTGGTGGCGGTACGCAGGCCGGTGAGCCGACGGAACTCCGCCATCACCTCGCGGCCCGAGAAGCCGACTTCGGCACCAACGGGGTCCTCCGCGTACGCGAGTACGTCGCCGAGGTCGCTGCACAGAGCAACGGCGTCATCGAGAAGCCATGCACCGTTGGGGTCGAGCGTGATCCGGGCATCGGGAAACCGCTCCGAGAGCGCGGTCACGGCCGCAATCTCCTGCTCGCCGGGGAGGACGCCGCCCTTGAGCTTGAAGTCCACGAACCCGTAACGCTGCTCTGCCGCCTCGGCCAGTCGTACGACCGCCTCCGGCGTCATCGCCTCTTCGCGACGAGCCGACTCCCACCCGCCGCCGCCCGGCTCACGAAGGTACGGCAGGTCCGTGCGGTCGGGATCGCCTACGTAGAAGAGATAACCGAGCATCGGCACCCGGTCGCGCTGTTGACCGTCGCCGAGCAGCTCGGCGACGGGTACGCCCTGTGCCTGGCCGGCGAGGTCAAGTAGAGCGGACTCGAGCGCGGTCACCGCATGCACGGTCGTACGCAGGTCGAACGTCTGCGTGCCGCGCCCGCCCGCATCGCGATCGGCGAACCGATCAGCGACGTCGCGCAGCAGCGATCGGTACCGCAGCACCGGCTCACCGGTCAGCAGGTCGCCCGCATCCTCGATCGTCCTGCGGATCGACTCGCCGCCCGGCACCTCGCCGAGCCCCGTTCGCCCATCGGTGTCGGTGACGATCGCGACGTTGCGAGTGAAGAAGGGGGCGTGGGCACCGGAGAGGTTGAGCAGCATCGAGTCGTGCCCTGCGACGGGTACGACCTCGATCCGCGCGATCGCCGTCATCGATCGCGTTCGCCGAGACTCAGAGTGCCGTCGATCCGCCGGGACAGGGCCCACGGGTTGTCGTCGCGCACGGCCTGGGGCAGCAGCTCATCGGGCACGTCCTGGTAGCACACCGGGCGCTGGAAGCGCTCGATCGCAAGGGACCCGACCGAGGTCGTACGCGCGTCCGACGTCGCGGGGTACGGCCCGCCGTGGACCATCGCGTGGCACACTTCGACGCCCGTCGGCCAACCGTTGAAGAGGATCCGCCCGACGCGGTCTTCGAGCACCGGCAGCAGCCGCCGGGCCTCCTCGACATCCGAGGGCGCGTACTGGACCGTCGCCGTGAGCTGACCCTCGATCGCGGCCAGGGCGCTCGCGAGCTGGTCGACCCCGTCGTAGCGGACCACAACCGACGATGCGCCGAACACCTCGCGTTCCACCCGACCGACGTCGGACGCTGCGACCTCGTTCAGCACGGGCGCGGGGCGTCCGGGTCCGTCACCTGCCAGCCCATCGGCAACCCGCCGTACATCGTCCGTCGCAGCGAGATCGGCGACACCACGCGCGTACGCCTCGGCGATCTCGGGCGTGAGCATCAACTGGCCGATCGCCTCGCCGACGAGCCGCCCGGCCGCGGTGACGAAACGATCGCCGGTGTCACCGGTCGGCACGAACACCAGTCCGGGGTTCGTGCAGAACTGTCCGGCACCGAGCGTCAACGAGCCGACGTACGCGCTCGCGAGCCCGTCGACGTCGCCGTCGAGCGCCCCGGGGAGCACGACGACCGGGTTGATGGACGACATCTCCGCGTACACGGGGATCGGCTCGCGGCGCCGCTGCGCCACCTCGACGATGGCCTGGCCGCCGGCGCGGGATCCGGTGAAGCCGACGGCGCGGATCCGCGGATCGCTCACCAGCGCCCGCCCGAACTCGTTGCCGGCTCCGAGTACGAACGAAAATACTCCTGCGGGCATCCGAGTACGAGCGGCGGCGCGCGCAACCGCGCGCGCGACGAGCTCGCCGGTACCAGGGTGCGCCGGATGTCCCTTGACGACGACCGGGCAGCCGCCCGCGAGTGCCGAGGCCGTATCGCCGCCGGCCGTCGAGAACGCGAGGGGGAAGTTGCTGGCGCCGAACACCGCAACCGGCCCGAGCGGGATCATCCGCTGCCGCAGGTCAGGACGAGGGGCGGGCGTGCGGTCGGGCAGCGCCGGGTCGATGCGTACGCCGAGGTGGTCGCCCTGTGCGGCGACGTCGGCGAACATCCGCAGCTGACCTGTCGTGCGACCGACCTCGCCACTCAACCGGGCTTCGGGGAGACCGCTCTCGAGAACGGCGCGCCCCACGATCTGGTCGCGGTCGGCCTCGATCTCCTCGGCGATCGCCTCGAGGAACGCCGCGCGTCGGCCTGGGCTCGTCTCGCGGTACGTCGCGAACGCGTCCGCAGCTGCCGCGACGGCCGCGTCGAGCTGGTCGAGGTCGAGCAGGCCGAAGGTGGGTTCGACGTCCTCGCCGGTGGCGGCTGTGCGGGCGCGAACGGAACCCGCACTGCCGATGACGTCCTTTCCAGCGACGATAGAAACACCCAGGACCTCTGCCGGGGAAACGCTCATGCGTCGGCACCTCCGATGCGCTTGACGAGCTCGTCGAGATTCGCGAATTCGTGCTCGGTCAGGTCGGTGAGCGGTGGGCGTACCGGACCGGCCGAGCGGCCGACGACCCGCATGCCGGCCTTGACGATCGACACCGCGTACCCGCGCCGGCGATCGCGCACCTCCGTGTAGGGGATCACGAACGCGTTCAGCATGGCATAGACCTTCGCCTGGTCCTGGGCACGCACGGCGGCGTAGAAGTCGAGTGCGAACTCCGGCACGAAGTTGAAGATCGCCGACGAGTACGTCGTGACGCCGAGCTGAAGCAGCGGCAGCGCGAACACCTCGGCGGTCGGCAGACCGCCGATGTAGACGAGGCGGTCGCCCATGCGCGCGTACGTGCGGGTCATCTCCTCGATGCTGCCGATCCCGTCCTTGAACCCGATCAGTGACCGGTTGCGATCGCACGCCTCCTCGAGGGCGTCGGCCTGCAGCACCGCGTTCGCGCGGCTGTAGAAGATCACGCCGAGCGAGGTCGCCGAGCAGATCGCGCTGACGTGCTCGACGAGCCCCGCCTGACTCGCCTCGGTGAGGTACGGCGGCATCAGCAGGATGCCGTCGGCGCCGGCCTCCTCCGCTGCCCTCGCCTGCTGGATGGCGTTGGCCGTCGACCCGGTCGCCGGTGCCAGCACCGGCAGTGCGCCGTCGACCGCCGAAACGGCGGCGCGTACGACGCGGTCGGACTCGGGTGGGGTCAGCGAGAATCCCTCGCCGGTTCCCCCCGCGGCGAACAAGCCGGCCACCGGGTGATCGCTCAGCCACTGCAGGTGCTCCCGGTACGCGGGCTCGTCGAACTCCAGCTCGTCGGTGAAGTGGGTGACGGGGAAGGACAGGAGCCCCTCGCCAAGAGTCCCGGCGAGCTCGTCGGGGGTCAGGTTTGCCACGGCGTGCGGTCCTCTCGGCACCAGGCGACGACCATCGTCGCTCGCGTACCACGCTAGGAAGGAGGAGCGATGCTGGTCCAACACCAGTTCGGCATCCGCTCATGCATCCAGAGCATCGTCCATGACGTTCGCGGCGCGCTGGACCAGGTGCAGGACCAGGCGGACCATCGGCGTCAGGCCGCCGCGGGCCCAGATCGCGTGCAGTTCCACCGGGCGCGCGGGGTCACTGTCGGGGTGCCCACCCCCGAAGTCCATCAGGGTCTTGTAGACGACACCGGGTACGCCGAGCGCCGCCGTGCTCGCGGGCACGAACGCGACCCCCTCGCCGGCGGCGACCAGGAGCACCGCGGTGAGGATCTGTTGTACGTGCTGCTCGATCCGGGAATGGCCGTTGACCAGGAAGCGCACCGTCATCTCGTGGAAGTACCGCGCCTGGACCGGGTGGTAGCTGACGACCGGGAGTCCGTCGAAGTCCTCAGGCCCGAGCGGTCCCTGTGCCGCGGCGATCGGGTGCCCTTCCGGTACTACCGCGCGCAACGGCTCGCGCGCGACGACCCGCGATGACAAGACGTTGGTGTCGAACGGGGGGCGGGCGAGTCCGAGGTCGATCTCGCCCCGGCGGATGCCGTCGACCTGCGTACCGGTCACCCGCTCGTGCAGGATCACCTCGATGTCGGGCTGCTCCTCGCCGAGCATGCCGAGGAGCGGGCCGAGGATGCCGATCGCCGAGCCCGCGGTGAAACCCAGGTGCAGCGTGCCGGCGGAGCCTCCCTCGACGCGCCGCGCGTGTGCGACCGACTGGTCGACGGTGTTGACCAGCCGATAGCAGTCCTCGAGGAACGAGGCGCCGGCCGGCGTGAGCTCGACGCGCCGATTGTCACGCGCGAGCAGCTGCGCGCCGACGACGCGCTCCAGCTTCTGGATCTGGCGCGACAGCGGTGGCTGGGTCATCGCCAGCCGCTCGGCCGCTCGGCCGAAGTGCAGCTCCTCCGCAACGGCTATGAAGCTGCGTACCTGGTCGAAGGTGACGTCCATGCCCGGACGGTATCAAGTTGTGCCGGATTCCTCCTGGGCAAGCATCAATGAGCGCTCGTACGCCGGACGGCCGCGTTCACGGGTGTGGGGCGGCCAGGCGGCGGCGGGTGTTTCCGAGGTGGACGCGCATCGCAGCGCGAGCGGTCTCGGCGTCCCCGGCGGCAACGGCCGTCGCCACCTGCTCGTGCTCGCGTCGTACGCGCTCCACGTGTGCCGCGTCGGTCATCGAGTACTGCGTGTCGAGCCTCGTACGCGGCAGCATGATCATCATCGGCCCGAGGGCGTCGAGCAGGTCGACGTAGAACCTGTTGTCGGTCGCCACGGCAACGGCACGGTGGAATGCGAAGTCGGCCTCGACGGCGCCCTCGTCACCGCCAGCGCCCAGCTGCTCGAGCGCCTCGTCGATCGCTCGGGTGTTCTGGGGCGTGCTGTTGGCCGCGGCGAGCGCCGCGGCCTCGCTCTCGAACCCGAGTCGGAAGTCGACCATCGCGAGCACGTCACGGTGGGTGCGGATGGCCGACGACTCCAACGAGAACGTCGACGGCTCGGGCACCGCGAGCACGAACGACCCTCGGCCCTGGAACGTCTCGACCAGCCCCTCCGCCTGCAGCCGCGACACTGCCTCGCGTACGACGGTGCGCGAGACGCCGTACGCGCCGATCAGCTCGGTCTCGGACGGGAGCTTGGCGCCCGGTACCAGGTCACCGGCCAGGATCTGGTCCTTCAGTCCGTCGACAACCCGCTGGGCGAGTGAGGCGCTCATCCGTTCACCCCGTCACGGCCCGACCGTCGCGGTCTCGAGGGTCAGCGCGCGCATCCGGTCGCTGAGCGTGAACCCGAGACCGGATCGCTCCGGCACCCACATCCGTCCCTCGCGGATGTCGACCCGCTCGTTGAACAAGGGGCTCAGCCACTCGAAGTGCTCGACCCACGGCTCGGTCGGGTACGTGGCGGCGAGATGGAGATGAATCTCCATCGCGTAGTGCGGTGCCAAGGCGAGGCCGGCATGTGATGCGAGGGTGGCGAAGCGCAGGAACGGGGTGATGCCACCGATCCGCGGAGCGTCGGGCTGCACGATGCCGCGGTAGCCGGCGTCGATGAGCGCCAGGTGCTCGGGCACCGAGGTCAGCATCTCCCCCGTGGCGATCGGGGTGTCGAAGGTTTGGCTCAGGTCGCTGTGCCCGACCGCGTCCCACGCGTCGAGCGGCTCTTCGATCCAGCTCAGGTCGTACGCCTCGAGCTCGCGACACATCCGGCGCGCCCGGGCGCGGTCCCACTGCTGGTTGGCGTCGACCATCAGGGGTGTCGCGGCCAGGTGGTCGCGAACGGCTGACACGCGATCGAGATCGGTACGCCAGTCGGGCTGGCCGACCTTCATCTTGATGCCGCCGATGCCGGCCTCCAGCGATGCGCTCGCCCTCTCCTTGACCTCCTCGACCGACGCCTGGAGGAAGCCGCCCGAGGTGTTGTAGACCCGGCACGAGTCGCGGTGGGCGCCGATCAGCTTGGCCAGCGGCAGGTCCGCGCGCCGCGCCTTGAGATCCCACATTGCGACGTCGAGCGCGGCGATGGCCTGCGTTGCGACGCCGGAGCGTCCGACGGACGCGCCCGCCCACAGCAGCGACTGGTAGATGCGGTCGATGTCGGAGGGGTCCCGCCCGATCGCGACGTCGGCGACCTCGCGAAGGTGGGCGAACTGCGCGGGGCCGCCGGCCCGCTTGGAGTAGCTGAATCCCATGCCCTGGTGGCCACCCGCCGTCGTCACCTCGACGAACAGCAGGACGATCTCGGTGAGCGGTCGTTGTCGTCCGGTGAGCACCTTCGCGTCGCTGACCGGGTTGGCCAGTGGGAGTACGACGTGGGAGAGCGTCAGCTGGCGGATCGAGTCTGACATGCGGGTCCTCGCGGCCGGGCCAACTTATGTGATGGGTGTGCAACTTATCGGATGGCTACGGCGGAGGGACAACCGGCCCGACCCGGCAGGCCGGGTCGGACCGACGAATCCGGGAAATGCCGTGCGAGGCAACGTCGCGGTGCCTCTCGACGTCCTATCTAGTAGTGGATCACCGGGTAGGACGAGTCAGGGTGAGGAGTGGCCATGAGTATCGAACCCCAGGGGCGCGCCGGTCGTCGGCGTGCCGATACCCCGGACGAGATGTCGGGGATCGTGATGATGCTCGGCCTGATGGCGATTCTGTGCATCCTCGCCGTGCTGTTCGTCTGACTCGAAACGTACCGACAGGCGCCGGGCGGTCAGGTCGTGGCGGGCGAGTCCGGATCCGACGCCGTCAGGCTGTTCAGCAGTTCGTCGACGACGAGCGCGGTCACCGCCGACAGAATGATCACCGGCATCTGGCTCGCCGCGGCGTCGCCCATGAGCAGGACGACCAGCAGGATGCCGGTCACCGGGAGCTGGGTGGCGGCGGTTGCGGCGGCGGTTCCGATGGCGACGCCGGCAACCGGGTCGATGCCGGGTAGCGCGGTGCTGGCGAGGACTCCGGCGGCGGCGCCGAGGAAGACGGCCGGAAAGATCAGCCCACCTCGGAACGCGCCGAGGCAGACTCCGTAGCCGATGCCCTTGCACACGAGCAGCAGCACGAGCGCGCCAGCCGACCACTGCTCGGGATGCAACGCCAGGTCCCCGAGCGTGGCCTGGCCCGACAGCACCACCTCCTCGGGGCCGTGGTCGGTCACCAGCGCGTAGATCGTCGCGCCGAGCCCGGTCACCAGGCCGGCAGCGACGGTGATCCGCATCCGGTACGCGGTGGCCAGCGAAGCGACCCGGCGCCCGCAGACGAGGGCCGCCCAGATGCCGGCCGCGATCGCGGCCGCGACCGGGAGCGTCCAGGCGACGGTTGCCGCATTCAGGGTCGACGACTCGAGATCCGGAATGGTGAGGGCGCCGATCTCCAGGCCGGTCCAGCTTCCGAGGCCGGTGAACACCACCGCGCCGACACCGCTCGCGACGAGGGCCGGCAGCACCAGCATCGTGGTCCGCCGCCGACCCATGTCGGCGACCTCGAGGAAGATGATGGCCGCGACCAGCGGGTTGCCGAAGACCGCGGAGATCGCGGCGGCCGATCCGGCTGCCCCGATCACGGCGGACACCTGCGGGCGATCGGCGGCGCGCGTACGACTCACCGCCAGCAGCGCCAGCCCGCTGCCCAGGGCCATCAGCGGAGCCTCGGGACCGAGTACCGCTCCGAGCGAGAGCCCGACCGCGGCGGCGATGATCGTTCCTGGCAGCTCGCGTGGGGGAGTGCCTCCCGCGCCCATCCCGTCGGCGGGCACGTGGCCGCCGTGTCCCGGGAGCCGCGAGATGGTGAGCCCGACGACTACGGCGGCCAGCCCCATCGTCACGATCGGCCACCACGCAGGAACCCCATCGAAGCCGAGCTGGTCGGGCAGCGTGTCCCATACCAGGTGCTCGAGCTCGTGGACGACGACGAGGAAGAAGAATGCGACGAACGAGAGCGGGATGCCGATGAGCGCGGCGACGAGCAGGATCGCAACGTAGCCGCGGCTGTGCAGGGCGATCACCAGCTCGGACTCCGATTGGGTCTGGCCTTGGTGAGCGTCCTGCTCCATGACCGAAGGCTAGCCAAGGCCGGGCAAGCGCGCGGCGACTTGCGCCGATCCGACCTTGCCACGGCCGTATAGTGAGGTCGCCCGCGACAAATAGACATTTGTTGCGCCAGGGCATGACAAATGTCTATTTGGTTCCGGCGCGACGTGCCCAGGAGAGGACACCGATATGCCCGACCGCGCGCGGCTGCTCGTGCTCGACGACGTCGAAGGTCTGATCGAAGCGTCGGCGTCGACGCGTCGGATGCGCGAGCTCGCGGACGTACGGTTCCTGCGCGGACGGCTGGCCGACGTCTCGGACGACGAGTTGGCCGACGTACGTGTCGTGCTGGCGATCCGGGAACGCACGGCCTTCGATTCGGCGACGCTCGACCGGCTACCGGCCCTCGAGCTGATCCTGCAGACCGGCGGTCATGCGTACCACGTCGATGCGGACGCAGCGCGTGGTCGCGGCGTCCGGGTCGCGCTCGGTCGCGGAGGCACCGCCGCGAGTGCAGCGGTGCCCGAACTGACCTTCGGGTTGATCATCGGCTGCATGCGGCACCTGCCGGCGGCGCAACGCGCCA harbors:
- a CDS encoding sigma-70 family RNA polymerase sigma factor, producing the protein MNDEELADAFEGHRTHLRAVAYRMLGSVHEADDAVQEAWLRLERADVSTIANLGGWLTTVVSRICLDYLRSQASRREGPMEGHSDLPTDTPDPETDAVLADQVGSAVHILLSTLSPAERLAFVLHDLFAMPFEEVASVMGRSDTAVRQLASRGRRRVQRPEATSSAADRRTQQKIVDAFLSASRNGDLQQLVDLLDPDVVIRADGAAVTMGSARVTTGATAVARTFSGRALGARLVAIDGYAGATWSTHGELKVAFAFTVDGSRITEIELLADPEVLAALDIGEVS
- a CDS encoding VOC family protein encodes the protein MTIGLKTVLYPVRDLAAAKPVFIALLGVEPSMDASYYVGFDVAGEHVGLDPNGHAKGMTGPQAFWRVPDAAASVDELVAAGGTVRQPAQDVGGGAITAVIDDVDGNPIGIIQG
- a CDS encoding MMPL family transporter, translating into MRRWAEFVLTHRRWVVSFWVLVAIVGATVSGAVSERLTYDYSLPGEPGSETAEKIDAHLGNGGKNAPYLVSVTVADGETIDAKAAAVAETFDTVAAEVPDVRVLDEANTGDDAFRTKDGQTSYAMVFWRFDTSPAAERPTEAIRAAAESGKPAGSTVGVTGMDELATGASEEGGAGVLAETLIGGLGALAVLAFVFASMLAFLPLVVAAVSILATFVMLLPLTYLSDYSALVQFLIALVGLGVAIDYSLLLVTRWREERDHGLENHDAVRAAMQSAGRSVMFSGLTVAIGLLSLVVLPVPFMRSVGIGGALVPLASVATTLSLTPAILAGIGPRVDWPKIRREDRASRAWQAWAAKVVRVRWVAAGVSMAVLLALLIGLFGMKIGQSSSDSLAKSGPAYETLQTLEDGGVTTGSLTPIEVLVATDDAQAAAEELAQVDGVDRALVSTDESSNRDGSSVVVVVPAEETVNSKSVDVVERVKDRSEGLPGVVGVAGVGAAQLDFMSAVYGNFPLMLALIAMLTFVLLARAFRSLLLPLKAVLLNLLSLGATYGLTVLFWQYGLGSEALFDISETGAITFWIPLVVFAFLFGLSMDYEVFILARMREEYDKTGDTDRAVIEGMGRTGRLVTSAALILFLAFAALASGPGTDLKVMATALGFGILLDATLIRAVLVPATVSLFGKWNWYLPVWAARLLRVPASSSRAAPEQVDAHVGV
- a CDS encoding enolase C-terminal domain-like protein — encoded protein: MTAIARIEVVPVAGHDSMLLNLSGAHAPFFTRNVAIVTDTDGRTGLGEVPGGESIRRTIEDAGDLLTGEPVLRYRSLLRDVADRFADRDAGGRGTQTFDLRTTVHAVTALESALLDLAGQAQGVPVAELLGDGQQRDRVPMLGYLFYVGDPDRTDLPYLREPGGGGWESARREEAMTPEAVVRLAEAAEQRYGFVDFKLKGGVLPGEQEIAAVTALSERFPDARITLDPNGAWLLDDAVALCSDLGDVLAYAEDPVGAEVGFSGREVMAEFRRLTGLRTATNMIATDWRQLAHAVRTNAVDIPLADPHFWTMTGSVRVAQLCNDFGLTWGSHSNSHFDISLAMFTHVGAAAPGEITALDTHWIWQDGQGITREPLRINGGDIAVPTSGGLGIELDRDRLAESHELYVEHGLGHRDDAAAMRYLVPDWTFDPKRPCLER
- a CDS encoding aldehyde dehydrogenase (NADP(+)), with the translated sequence MSVSPAEVLGVSIVAGKDVIGSAGSVRARTAATGEDVEPTFGLLDLDQLDAAVAAAADAFATYRETSPGRRAAFLEAIAEEIEADRDQIVGRAVLESGLPEARLSGEVGRTTGQLRMFADVAAQGDHLGVRIDPALPDRTPAPRPDLRQRMIPLGPVAVFGASNFPLAFSTAGGDTASALAGGCPVVVKGHPAHPGTGELVARAVARAAARTRMPAGVFSFVLGAGNEFGRALVSDPRIRAVGFTGSRAGGQAIVEVAQRRREPIPVYAEMSSINPVVVLPGALDGDVDGLASAYVGSLTLGAGQFCTNPGLVFVPTGDTGDRFVTAAGRLVGEAIGQLMLTPEIAEAYARGVADLAATDDVRRVADGLAGDGPGRPAPVLNEVAASDVGRVEREVFGASSVVVRYDGVDQLASALAAIEGQLTATVQYAPSDVEEARRLLPVLEDRVGRILFNGWPTGVEVCHAMVHGGPYPATSDARTTSVGSLAIERFQRPVCYQDVPDELLPQAVRDDNPWALSRRIDGTLSLGERDR
- the kdgD gene encoding 5-dehydro-4-deoxyglucarate dehydratase, which gives rise to MANLTPDELAGTLGEGLLSFPVTHFTDELEFDEPAYREHLQWLSDHPVAGLFAAGGTGEGFSLTPPESDRVVRAAVSAVDGALPVLAPATGSTANAIQQARAAEEAGADGILLMPPYLTEASQAGLVEHVSAICSATSLGVIFYSRANAVLQADALEEACDRNRSLIGFKDGIGSIEEMTRTYARMGDRLVYIGGLPTAEVFALPLLQLGVTTYSSAIFNFVPEFALDFYAAVRAQDQAKVYAMLNAFVIPYTEVRDRRRGYAVSIVKAGMRVVGRSAGPVRPPLTDLTEHEFANLDELVKRIGGADA
- a CDS encoding LysR family transcriptional regulator, whose protein sequence is MDVTFDQVRSFIAVAEELHFGRAAERLAMTQPPLSRQIQKLERVVGAQLLARDNRRVELTPAGASFLEDCYRLVNTVDQSVAHARRVEGGSAGTLHLGFTAGSAIGILGPLLGMLGEEQPDIEVILHERVTGTQVDGIRRGEIDLGLARPPFDTNVLSSRVVAREPLRAVVPEGHPIAAAQGPLGPEDFDGLPVVSYHPVQARYFHEMTVRFLVNGHSRIEQHVQQILTAVLLVAAGEGVAFVPASTAALGVPGVVYKTLMDFGGGHPDSDPARPVELHAIWARGGLTPMVRLVLHLVQRAANVMDDALDA
- a CDS encoding FadR/GntR family transcriptional regulator, with protein sequence MSASLAQRVVDGLKDQILAGDLVPGAKLPSETELIGAYGVSRTVVREAVSRLQAEGLVETFQGRGSFVLAVPEPSTFSLESSAIRTHRDVLAMVDFRLGFESEAAALAAANSTPQNTRAIDEALEQLGAGGDEGAVEADFAFHRAVAVATDNRFYVDLLDALGPMMIMLPRTRLDTQYSMTDAAHVERVRREHEQVATAVAAGDAETARAAMRVHLGNTRRRLAAPHP